The following proteins are co-located in the Haloarcula marismortui ATCC 43049 genome:
- a CDS encoding protein-tyrosine phosphatase family protein has translation MPIVNPHRFAPAASNEEYVYGSCAPGWHTAATHQDALDDWIAHMQAHDIERVCCLLPGQQLDDAGANLRRYREAFGASSVRHVPVPDHRLIAQDRLHDDILPFLVDACETEERVVVHCLAGIGRTGQVLAAWLVYHYDYGPDHAIETVQEMGRDPRDAIEAGNATEAELSDLLSSVARL, from the coding sequence ATGCCCATCGTGAATCCACACCGCTTCGCGCCTGCAGCCTCCAACGAAGAGTACGTCTACGGGTCCTGTGCGCCGGGCTGGCATACGGCCGCCACGCATCAGGACGCGCTCGATGATTGGATCGCACATATGCAGGCACACGACATCGAACGGGTCTGCTGTCTGCTTCCCGGGCAACAGCTCGACGACGCTGGGGCCAACCTCCGGCGTTATCGGGAGGCCTTCGGAGCGTCATCAGTCCGCCACGTACCGGTTCCCGACCACCGACTTATCGCCCAAGACCGCCTCCACGACGATATCCTGCCGTTCCTGGTTGACGCCTGTGAGACAGAAGAGCGGGTCGTCGTTCATTGCCTGGCCGGCATCGGCCGCACCGGACAGGTGCTCGCCGCGTGGCTGGTGTATCATTACGACTACGGCCCCGACCACGCCATCGAGACCGTGCAGGAGATGGGTCGTGACCCCAGAGACGCTATCGAAGCGGGGAACGCGACTGAAGCGGAGCTGTCCGACCTGCTGTCGTCAGTCGCGCGCCTGTAG
- the cofD gene encoding 2-phospho-L-lactate transferase, with protein MVTFLAGGTGTPKLLAGADDVFSPAATTVVANTGDDIELGGHLVCPDLDTVLFLDGEVLDRETWWGIADDTAETHTELTRLADAAGLDGGPRYLPDDAQTAGRDIARWRRFSGVAEFMHIGDRDRAVHVTRTSLLDEGRSLTAVTRTLADAFGLERTLLPMSDDPVASIIHTPSGPMHFQEWWVGRNGEPPVEDVEFRGAERASATDAVLTALDDTVVIGPSNPVTSLGPMLAIDDIQRALHETTVVAVSPFIEDTVFSGPAADLMAGVGLEPSTAGVAEAYPFADSFVLDEEDSTPLDVPVVRTDTTLNDAADAERVNRAVETALSEVA; from the coding sequence ATGGTGACGTTTCTTGCCGGCGGGACGGGAACGCCGAAGCTCCTCGCCGGTGCCGACGACGTGTTTTCGCCGGCGGCGACGACTGTCGTCGCCAACACCGGCGACGATATCGAACTGGGAGGCCATCTCGTGTGCCCGGACCTCGACACCGTGCTGTTTCTGGACGGGGAGGTCCTCGACCGGGAGACGTGGTGGGGTATCGCCGACGACACCGCCGAGACACACACGGAACTGACACGGCTTGCCGATGCCGCCGGGCTTGACGGCGGACCACGATACCTTCCCGACGATGCGCAGACTGCGGGGCGAGACATCGCACGTTGGCGGCGCTTCTCCGGTGTCGCGGAGTTCATGCACATCGGCGACCGGGACCGCGCAGTTCACGTCACGCGCACCTCGCTGCTTGACGAGGGCCGATCACTGACAGCCGTGACGCGGACGCTCGCCGATGCATTCGGGCTGGAACGAACGCTGTTACCGATGAGCGATGACCCCGTCGCTTCAATTATCCACACGCCGAGCGGTCCGATGCACTTTCAGGAGTGGTGGGTCGGTCGGAACGGGGAGCCACCGGTCGAAGATGTTGAGTTCAGGGGCGCAGAACGGGCCAGCGCGACGGACGCCGTCCTGACCGCACTCGACGATACTGTTGTCATCGGTCCGTCGAACCCTGTGACTTCGCTCGGGCCGATGCTTGCCATCGACGACATCCAACGGGCACTACACGAGACAACGGTCGTCGCCGTCTCGCCGTTCATTGAGGACACGGTGTTCTCGGGGCCGGCGGCGGACCTAATGGCCGGTGTGGGGCTGGAGCCAAGCACTGCCGGCGTGGCTGAGGCCTACCCCTTCGCTGATTCGTTCGTGCTGGACGAGGAGGATTCGACGCCACTTGACGTGCCGGTTGTCCGAACCGACACGACCCTCAACGATGCGGCTGACGCTGAACGGGTGAACCGTGCCGTCGAAACAGCCCTCTCGGAGGTGGCCTGA
- a CDS encoding tRNA-dihydrouridine synthase has product MFEPRVALASLSGEADASWARAVESHVGCAFLGGIALDDRTREAARAMTDRDRSEFLPDDPVAFVDDQLAALADAPLCPAFNVRSATLGPVERAAAVCQRHDAIIEINAHCRQDEMCAAGAGESLLREPDRLAAFVEAAASTGATVSVKGRAELDGVSLPAVAQAIEDAGGDVFHVDAMDSESVIADVADATDLFVVANNGVRGTATTREYLSYGADAVSVGRASDKPETLDTVREATVEWFASEVSP; this is encoded by the coding sequence ATGTTCGAACCGCGCGTCGCCCTCGCAAGTCTCAGCGGTGAGGCTGACGCCTCGTGGGCCCGTGCGGTCGAGTCTCACGTCGGGTGTGCGTTCCTCGGCGGTATTGCGCTCGACGACCGGACCCGCGAGGCCGCCCGAGCGATGACGGACCGCGACCGCTCCGAGTTCCTGCCCGACGACCCGGTCGCGTTCGTTGACGACCAGTTGGCTGCGCTTGCGGACGCACCGCTATGCCCGGCGTTCAACGTCCGGAGCGCGACGCTTGGCCCTGTCGAGCGTGCCGCCGCCGTCTGTCAGCGCCACGACGCTATCATCGAAATCAACGCTCACTGCCGGCAGGACGAGATGTGCGCTGCGGGTGCCGGGGAGTCGCTGCTTCGGGAGCCGGACCGACTGGCGGCGTTCGTGGAAGCAGCAGCGTCGACAGGGGCGACTGTTTCGGTGAAGGGGCGTGCTGAACTCGACGGCGTCTCGCTCCCGGCCGTTGCACAGGCCATCGAAGACGCCGGTGGTGATGTATTCCACGTCGACGCGATGGACTCGGAGTCAGTCATCGCCGACGTGGCCGACGCCACCGACCTGTTCGTCGTGGCGAACAACGGCGTTCGCGGGACGGCGACCACACGGGAGTATCTCTCGTATGGCGCTGACGCCGTCAGCGTCGGTCGTGCAAGCGACAAGCCGGAAACACTCGATACGGTCCGGGAAGCGACAGTAGAGTGGTTCGCCTCGGAGGTGTCACCGTGA
- a CDS encoding triphosphoribosyl-dephospho-CoA synthase, which translates to MVRLGGVTVSERSVAQNAQLALLLEVTGTPKPGNVDRKREYDDLRFEHFMAGAVGARRGLDRAAAGDPLGPAFETAVEGMAGQSGGNTQFGALLVLTPLAAAASDGRLSPSGVDAVVRGTTVEDAAAFYRAFEHVDVAVDDPPDGLEPLDVRRGSDAIPELRARETTLFDVMESSADIDGVAAEWVSGFERVFKASEWLLDGSGPVADRASEVFLELLAAEPDTFVATRQDRETAVEVQERAQAVLDGAETATGLAEEFVRRDINPGTTADLVSGSLFAALERGLEV; encoded by the coding sequence GTGGTTCGCCTCGGAGGTGTCACCGTGAGCGAGCGGTCGGTTGCACAGAACGCGCAGTTGGCGTTGCTGCTGGAAGTCACTGGGACGCCGAAACCCGGCAACGTCGACCGCAAACGGGAGTACGACGACCTCCGGTTCGAGCACTTCATGGCCGGCGCTGTGGGCGCACGGAGGGGGCTTGACCGCGCGGCCGCGGGCGACCCTCTCGGTCCTGCGTTCGAGACCGCCGTCGAGGGGATGGCCGGCCAATCCGGTGGGAACACCCAGTTCGGGGCGCTGTTGGTGCTCACACCGCTGGCGGCCGCGGCGAGTGATGGCCGACTGTCGCCTTCCGGTGTCGATGCCGTGGTTCGTGGAACGACGGTCGAAGACGCCGCGGCGTTCTACCGCGCCTTCGAGCACGTCGATGTGGCTGTCGACGACCCGCCAGACGGGCTGGAACCGCTCGATGTCCGCCGCGGGAGTGACGCAATTCCGGAACTCCGGGCGCGCGAGACGACGCTGTTCGACGTGATGGAGTCTAGCGCCGATATCGACGGCGTAGCTGCGGAGTGGGTCTCCGGCTTCGAACGCGTGTTCAAGGCCAGCGAGTGGTTACTGGATGGGTCTGGCCCGGTCGCTGACCGCGCGTCCGAGGTCTTCCTCGAACTCCTTGCGGCGGAGCCGGACACCTTTGTCGCCACGCGACAGGACCGCGAAACCGCTGTGGAAGTTCAAGAGCGGGCACAGGCCGTTCTCGACGGTGCGGAAACCGCAACCGGTCTCGCTGAGGAGTTCGTCAGGCGCGATATCAATCCCGGAACGACTGCCGACCTCGTTTCGGGGTCGCTGTTCGCCGCGCTCGAACGGGGGCTCGAAGTATGA
- a CDS encoding DUF447 domain-containing protein, giving the protein MTGGPSADNGPESGDSETQWPVTLAGVSETVVTTLGPNERWNVAALGVHAPDGDGPATATTWGRTRTWRNFRERGSGYVQFTRDPVDFAEAALSVREEDDPVIDSADAWVTVDVERRDSGNEGDTQWVEWALNPVDSTVERRVVPTTNRGHAAVVEATVAASRLDVPSYDRETLLDRLAYFESVVETAGGERERAAFERVCDLVDADW; this is encoded by the coding sequence ATGACCGGTGGCCCTTCGGCAGACAATGGTCCGGAATCCGGTGATTCCGAGACACAGTGGCCTGTCACGCTCGCTGGCGTCTCCGAGACAGTCGTCACCACGCTGGGGCCGAACGAGCGCTGGAACGTCGCTGCACTTGGTGTCCATGCACCGGATGGTGATGGGCCGGCCACGGCGACAACGTGGGGCCGGACCCGGACCTGGCGGAACTTTCGGGAGCGTGGTAGCGGCTACGTCCAGTTCACGCGCGACCCGGTTGACTTCGCCGAGGCGGCGCTGTCGGTCCGCGAGGAAGACGACCCTGTTATCGACAGCGCGGACGCTTGGGTAACGGTCGATGTCGAACGGCGTGACTCCGGGAATGAGGGGGACACGCAGTGGGTCGAGTGGGCGCTCAACCCCGTCGACAGCACCGTCGAGCGCCGGGTCGTTCCGACGACGAACCGTGGCCACGCCGCCGTCGTCGAAGCGACTGTCGCAGCCTCGCGGCTGGATGTGCCGAGCTACGACCGTGAAACGCTGCTGGACCGTCTCGCGTACTTCGAGTCAGTGGTTGAAACGGCTGGCGGTGAGCGCGAGCGGGCGGCCTTCGAGCGAGTGTGTGACCTGGTCGACGCCGACTGGTAG
- a CDS encoding 30S ribosomal protein S17e, producing MAIKPAYVKKTGTLLMERYPDAFGADFEHNKDVVEELTNIESKGVRNRIAGYVTRKMNNPVEA from the coding sequence ATGGCAATCAAACCCGCCTACGTCAAGAAGACCGGGACGCTCCTCATGGAGCGATACCCTGACGCCTTCGGTGCAGACTTCGAACACAACAAAGACGTCGTCGAGGAACTGACCAACATCGAATCCAAGGGTGTCCGCAACCGCATCGCCGGCTACGTCACCCGGAAGATGAACAACCCGGTCGAAGCGTAA
- a CDS encoding Mrp/NBP35 family ATP-binding protein, with protein MNIDDVRERLRMVEDPDLGDDIVSLGLINSIDVTDDEVSIDLALGAPYSPTETGIANEVREALGDLDREIDLSASVDRGVPEAEDPLPKVKNVIAVASGKGGVGKSTVAVNLAAGLSRLGARVGLFDADVYGPNVPRMLDADEQPQATEDEEIIPVEKHGMRLMSMDFLVGKDDPVIFRGPMVDNVLTQLWDDVLWGELDYMVVDLPPGTGDTQLTMLQQVPVSGAVIVTTPEEVALDDARKGLRMFGRHETPVLGIVENMSSFVCPDCGGTHDIFGSGGGREFADETEMPFLGEIPLDPEVREGGATGEPLVLDEDSDVGESFRDIAARTANMQGIIHRKRQSDSQRAQPEQ; from the coding sequence ATGAATATAGACGACGTACGCGAGCGCCTGCGAATGGTCGAGGACCCGGACCTTGGAGACGACATTGTCTCGCTCGGGCTTATCAACAGCATTGACGTGACCGACGACGAGGTCAGCATCGACCTGGCGCTCGGTGCGCCGTACTCGCCAACGGAGACGGGTATCGCGAACGAGGTCCGCGAGGCGCTAGGCGACCTTGACCGCGAGATCGACCTCTCGGCGAGCGTCGACCGCGGCGTCCCGGAAGCGGAAGACCCACTGCCGAAAGTCAAGAACGTCATCGCAGTCGCTTCGGGGAAAGGCGGGGTCGGCAAGTCAACCGTTGCGGTGAACCTCGCCGCCGGCCTCTCACGGCTCGGTGCTCGCGTCGGCCTGTTCGATGCTGACGTGTACGGGCCGAACGTTCCGCGGATGCTCGACGCTGACGAGCAGCCACAGGCGACAGAAGACGAAGAGATAATTCCCGTCGAGAAACACGGAATGCGGCTGATGAGCATGGATTTCCTCGTCGGCAAGGACGACCCAGTTATCTTCCGCGGCCCGATGGTCGACAACGTCCTCACGCAACTGTGGGATGATGTGCTCTGGGGCGAACTCGACTACATGGTCGTGGACCTGCCGCCGGGGACCGGCGACACGCAGCTGACGATGCTCCAGCAGGTGCCCGTCTCCGGGGCCGTCATCGTCACCACGCCGGAGGAAGTCGCTCTTGACGATGCCCGAAAGGGGCTCCGGATGTTCGGTCGCCACGAGACGCCAGTGCTTGGCATCGTCGAGAACATGTCGTCGTTCGTCTGTCCGGACTGTGGCGGCACACACGACATCTTCGGCAGCGGCGGCGGCCGCGAGTTCGCCGACGAGACGGAGATGCCGTTCCTCGGCGAGATTCCGCTCGACCCCGAAGTCAGAGAAGGCGGTGCCACTGGCGAACCGCTCGTGCTCGACGAGGACAGCGACGTTGGCGAATCGTTCCGCGACATCGCCGCCCGCACCGCCAACATGCAGGGCATCATCCACCGGAAGCGCCAGAGCGACAGCCAGCGTGCCCAGCCCGAACAGTAG
- a CDS encoding 30S ribosomal protein S13 — MSAEDPNAGEDADAEEEEDIRYFVRIGQTDLDGTKSVERALTELNGIGHRAARIIAQKADVDRRAVFGKLDDDVIERVVERVENFADDVPEWMTNHQKDYFTGETTHETGNDLQLTRRQDINRMKMIDSYRGVRHKRGQKVRGQRTKSTGRTEGTIGVNVEAIKEEQAEDAAAEDDE; from the coding sequence ATGAGTGCAGAAGACCCCAACGCGGGCGAGGACGCGGATGCCGAAGAGGAGGAGGACATCCGCTATTTCGTCCGTATCGGACAGACAGACCTCGACGGGACGAAATCCGTCGAGCGAGCACTGACAGAACTGAACGGTATCGGCCACCGGGCCGCCCGAATTATCGCCCAGAAGGCGGACGTCGACCGGCGCGCTGTCTTCGGCAAGCTCGACGACGACGTCATCGAGCGCGTCGTCGAGCGCGTCGAGAACTTCGCCGACGATGTGCCTGAGTGGATGACCAACCACCAGAAGGACTACTTCACTGGTGAGACCACCCACGAGACCGGCAACGACCTCCAGCTTACCCGCCGGCAGGACATCAACCGCATGAAGATGATCGATTCCTACCGCGGTGTCCGCCACAAGCGCGGCCAGAAGGTCCGTGGACAGCGTACCAAGTCCACCGGCCGGACGGAGGGGACCATCGGCGTCAACGTCGAGGCGATCAAGGAAGAGCAGGCTGAAGATGCCGCCGCGGAGGATGACGAATAA
- a CDS encoding 30S ribosomal protein S4 has product MALGSNTKFYETPNHPFQGERIADEANLIGRYGLKNKEELWRAQSELRGYRREARKLLGSAGEHETESEEFLARLKRYGILNEQDQLDDVLSLDVTDVLERRLQTVVYRKGYANTPEQARQFIVHGHIVLDDARVTRPGMTVETAVESSVGFDEHSSLSDELHPERAEAQE; this is encoded by the coding sequence ATGGCGCTTGGTTCAAACACGAAGTTCTACGAGACGCCGAATCATCCCTTCCAGGGCGAACGCATCGCCGACGAGGCCAACCTCATCGGCCGCTACGGCCTGAAGAACAAAGAAGAGCTCTGGCGCGCACAGTCCGAGCTTCGTGGCTACCGCCGTGAGGCACGGAAGCTGCTGGGCAGCGCCGGCGAGCACGAGACCGAGTCCGAGGAGTTCCTCGCTCGACTCAAGCGCTACGGCATCCTCAACGAGCAGGACCAGCTCGACGACGTGCTGTCGCTTGACGTGACCGACGTGCTGGAACGCCGCCTGCAGACGGTCGTTTACCGCAAGGGCTACGCAAACACGCCCGAGCAGGCCCGTCAGTTCATCGTCCACGGACACATCGTGCTGGACGACGCTCGCGTCACCCGACCCGGCATGACGGTGGAAACCGCCGTCGAGAGCTCGGTCGGCTTCGATGAGCACAGCTCGCTGTCGGACGAACTCCATCCTGAGCGCGCGGAGGCCCAAGAATGA
- a CDS encoding 30S ribosomal protein S11, with amino-acid sequence MSEETEDIWGIAHVHASFNNTIITITDQTGAETLAKSSGGTVVKQNRDEASPYAAMQMAEVVAEKALDRGVEGVDVRVRGPGGNLQTSPGPGAQATIRALARAGLEIGRIEDVTPTPHDGTRAPKNSGF; translated from the coding sequence ATGAGCGAAGAAACCGAAGACATCTGGGGCATCGCCCACGTGCACGCATCGTTCAACAACACGATCATCACCATCACCGACCAGACCGGCGCGGAAACGCTCGCAAAGAGCTCCGGCGGGACGGTTGTCAAGCAGAACCGCGACGAAGCGTCGCCGTACGCGGCGATGCAGATGGCCGAGGTCGTTGCCGAAAAGGCCCTCGACCGTGGCGTCGAAGGCGTCGATGTTCGGGTCCGTGGTCCCGGCGGCAACCTCCAGACCTCGCCCGGTCCGGGTGCGCAGGCGACGATTCGCGCACTCGCCCGAGCGGGTCTGGAGATCGGTCGCATCGAGGACGTCACGCCGACCCCGCACGACGGCACTCGTGCACCCAAGAACTCCGGATTCTAA
- a CDS encoding DNA-directed RNA polymerase subunit D — protein MTQDYEVEFVERGEREARILVRGITPAFANGIRRAMVADVPTFSIDTVRVIENTSVMFNEQIGLRLGLVPLTTDLDDFEIGDEVTLSLSVDGPSTAYSSDLVSSDPMVEAADDNIPIIDLKEGQRLEVEADAVLDTGREHAKHQGGVAVGYRHLQQVEVVGDLGEFEDDDPNILRGVIEEQAAEHAAGDATNGELVATDEFDNDLRNRYPGKDVEVSDVPNAFVFHVETDGSFTTEELVLRAVETLRDRATELKDAVQL, from the coding sequence ATGACACAGGACTACGAGGTTGAGTTCGTCGAACGTGGCGAGCGCGAGGCGCGGATCCTCGTGCGCGGCATCACGCCGGCCTTCGCCAACGGCATCCGGCGAGCGATGGTCGCGGACGTACCGACGTTCAGTATCGACACCGTCCGCGTCATCGAGAACACCAGCGTGATGTTCAACGAGCAGATCGGTCTCCGACTGGGACTGGTCCCGCTGACGACCGACCTCGACGACTTCGAGATCGGCGATGAGGTGACGCTGTCGCTGTCCGTCGACGGACCGAGCACGGCCTACTCCAGCGACCTCGTCTCCTCGGACCCGATGGTCGAGGCCGCCGACGACAACATCCCGATCATCGACCTCAAGGAAGGCCAACGTCTCGAAGTCGAGGCAGACGCCGTCCTCGATACTGGTCGGGAGCACGCCAAACATCAGGGTGGCGTGGCCGTCGGCTACCGACACCTCCAGCAGGTGGAGGTCGTTGGCGACCTTGGCGAGTTCGAGGACGACGACCCGAACATCCTGCGTGGCGTCATCGAAGAGCAGGCGGCCGAACACGCCGCCGGCGACGCCACCAACGGCGAACTCGTCGCGACAGACGAGTTCGACAACGACCTTCGGAACCGCTACCCCGGCAAGGACGTCGAGGTATCGGACGTGCCGAACGCGTTCGTGTTCCACGTCGAGACGGACGGGTCGTTCACCACCGAGGAACTGGTCCTGCGCGCGGTCGAGACGCTGCGTGACCGCGCGACCGAACTGAAAGACGCAGTCCAGCTGTAA
- a CDS encoding 50S ribosomal protein L18e: MSKTNPRLSSLIADLKSAARSSGGAVWGDVAERLEKPRRTHAEVNLGRIERYAQEDETVVVPGKVLGSGVLQKDVTVAAVDFSGTAETKIDQVGEAVSLEQAIENNPEGSHVRVIR; encoded by the coding sequence ATGAGTAAGACGAACCCGAGACTCAGTAGTCTCATCGCCGACCTGAAGTCAGCCGCCCGCAGTTCGGGCGGTGCTGTCTGGGGCGACGTCGCCGAGCGCTTAGAAAAGCCACGGCGCACACACGCGGAAGTCAACCTCGGCCGTATCGAACGATACGCCCAGGAAGACGAAACCGTCGTTGTGCCCGGCAAGGTGCTTGGCTCCGGTGTCCTGCAGAAGGACGTCACCGTCGCCGCTGTCGACTTCTCCGGAACCGCCGAGACGAAGATCGACCAGGTTGGAGAGGCTGTATCACTCGAACAGGCAATTGAAAACAACCCAGAAGGCTCCCACGTCCGGGTGATCCGATGA
- a CDS encoding 50S ribosomal protein L13, with amino-acid sequence MSVAEFDADVIVDARDCIMGRVASQVAEQALDGETVAVVNAERAVITGREEQIVEKYEKRVDIGNDNGYFYPKRPDGIFKRTIRGMLPHKKQRGREAFESVRVYLGNPYDEDGEVLDGTSLDRLSNIKFVTLGEISETLGANKTW; translated from the coding sequence ATGAGCGTCGCAGAATTCGACGCGGATGTCATCGTTGACGCCCGCGACTGTATCATGGGCCGCGTCGCATCACAGGTCGCCGAACAGGCTCTCGATGGCGAGACGGTCGCCGTCGTCAACGCCGAACGCGCCGTGATTACCGGCCGAGAGGAGCAGATCGTAGAGAAGTACGAGAAACGTGTCGACATCGGTAACGACAACGGGTACTTCTACCCCAAGCGACCGGACGGCATCTTCAAACGCACCATCCGCGGCATGCTGCCCCACAAGAAGCAGCGTGGCCGCGAAGCGTTCGAGAGCGTCCGTGTCTACCTCGGCAACCCGTACGACGAGGACGGCGAGGTTCTAGACGGCACGTCGCTTGACCGACTGTCGAACATCAAGTTCGTCACGCTGGGCGAGATCAGCGAAACGCTTGGAGCGAACAAGACATGGTAA
- a CDS encoding 30S ribosomal protein S9, protein MVTNTSGKKKTAVARATVREGEGRVRIDSQPVELVDPELAQLKMLEPFRIAEDDLRGEVDVEVSVEGGGVMGQADAARTAIARGLVDHTNDAELRDAFMEFDRSLLVNDVRQSEPKKWGGPGARARYQKSYR, encoded by the coding sequence ATGGTAACGAACACGTCTGGCAAGAAGAAGACCGCCGTCGCCCGCGCGACCGTTCGTGAGGGCGAGGGCCGTGTGCGTATCGACTCGCAGCCGGTCGAACTCGTCGACCCCGAGCTGGCGCAGCTCAAGATGCTGGAACCGTTCCGCATTGCCGAGGACGACCTCCGCGGCGAGGTCGACGTGGAAGTGTCCGTCGAAGGTGGCGGCGTCATGGGGCAGGCAGACGCCGCCCGAACCGCCATCGCTCGCGGACTTGTCGACCACACCAACGACGCCGAACTCCGTGATGCGTTCATGGAGTTCGACCGCTCGCTGCTGGTCAACGATGTTCGCCAGTCCGAACCCAAGAAGTGGGGCGGCCCCGGTGCGCGGGCCCGCTACCAGAAATCGTACCGCTAA
- a CDS encoding DNA-directed RNA polymerase subunit N, translating into MMVPVRCFTCGNVVGEHWEEFKARTREAEEPEDPEKVLDELGVERHCCRRMLVSHKDLVDIVSPYQ; encoded by the coding sequence ATGATGGTACCGGTTCGGTGTTTCACGTGCGGTAACGTCGTCGGCGAGCACTGGGAAGAGTTCAAAGCACGCACCCGCGAGGCCGAGGAGCCTGAGGACCCGGAGAAGGTCCTTGATGAACTCGGCGTCGAGCGGCACTGCTGTCGCCGGATGCTCGTCTCGCACAAGGACCTCGTCGACATCGTCTCACCCTACCAATGA
- a CDS encoding DNA-directed RNA polymerase subunit K produces MNAQESRYEKARKLGARALQLAHGAPVLIETEHTQPILIAAEEYDAGVLPFTVNRSD; encoded by the coding sequence ATGAACGCACAGGAAAGCCGCTACGAGAAGGCCCGCAAACTCGGCGCACGAGCGCTGCAGTTGGCCCACGGTGCTCCCGTGCTCATCGAGACGGAACACACCCAGCCGATACTCATCGCCGCCGAGGAGTACGACGCTGGCGTCCTACCGTTTACGGTCAACAGGAGTGATTAA
- the eno gene encoding phosphopyruvate hydratase, with protein sequence MTLITDIRLRRVLDSRGNATVEADVLTESGGFGRGKAPSGASTGEYEAIELPANEAIAKAREEALPRLIGEVHAGNQRDVDAALHAADGTDDFSGIGANSAVAISMAAAKAGADVLGAPLYQHLGGTFRGNEYPTPLGNIIGGGEHAADATNIQEFLAAPVGAPSVEEAVFANAAVHQEVHDILADRDLPAGKGDEGAWAPSVSDDEAFEIMDEAVETVADDFGFAISFGLDVAGAELYDDEADGYVYDDGVKSTEEQIEYIAGKVEEYDLVYVEDPLDENDYEAFADLTAQVGDQTLVCGDDLFVTNVERLQAGINADAGNSILIKPNQIGTLTDAVDAIELATASGYESVVSHRSGETEDTTIAHLAVATDAPFIKTGAVGGERTAKLNELIRIEDNAV encoded by the coding sequence ATGACGCTCATCACTGACATCCGACTCCGCCGCGTCCTCGACTCCCGCGGGAACGCGACTGTCGAGGCCGACGTTCTCACCGAGAGTGGGGGCTTCGGTCGTGGCAAGGCACCGAGCGGCGCAAGCACGGGCGAGTACGAGGCCATCGAACTCCCCGCCAACGAGGCCATCGCCAAGGCCCGCGAGGAGGCACTCCCGCGACTCATCGGTGAGGTCCACGCCGGGAACCAGCGTGACGTCGACGCGGCGCTGCACGCCGCCGACGGCACCGACGACTTCTCCGGCATCGGAGCCAACAGCGCCGTCGCCATCTCGATGGCGGCCGCAAAGGCCGGTGCTGACGTGCTGGGCGCACCGCTGTACCAGCATCTCGGCGGTACGTTCCGGGGCAACGAGTACCCAACGCCGCTGGGCAATATCATCGGCGGCGGCGAGCACGCCGCGGATGCAACCAATATCCAAGAGTTCCTCGCAGCCCCCGTCGGCGCACCGAGCGTCGAAGAGGCTGTCTTCGCCAACGCCGCGGTCCATCAGGAGGTCCACGACATCCTGGCCGACCGCGACCTGCCAGCGGGCAAGGGCGACGAGGGAGCCTGGGCACCGTCCGTTTCGGACGACGAAGCGTTCGAGATTATGGACGAGGCTGTTGAGACCGTCGCCGACGACTTCGGCTTCGCTATCTCTTTCGGCCTCGATGTTGCTGGCGCGGAACTCTACGATGACGAGGCGGACGGCTACGTCTATGACGACGGCGTCAAGTCCACCGAAGAGCAGATAGAGTACATCGCCGGGAAGGTTGAGGAGTACGACCTCGTCTACGTCGAGGACCCACTCGACGAGAACGATTACGAGGCCTTCGCGGACCTGACCGCACAGGTCGGTGACCAGACGCTTGTCTGCGGCGACGACCTGTTCGTCACCAACGTCGAGCGCCTGCAGGCCGGTATCAACGCCGACGCCGGGAACTCCATCCTGATCAAGCCGAACCAGATCGGGACGCTTACCGACGCTGTCGACGCCATCGAACTGGCGACGGCAAGCGGCTACGAGTCCGTCGTCTCCCACCGCAGCGGCGAGACGGAAGACACGACGATCGCACACCTCGCTGTCGCCACTGACGCACCGTTCATCAAGACCGGCGCGGTCGGCGGCGAGCGCACAGCCAAGCTGAACGAACTAATCCGTATCGAGGACAACGCAGTATGA